The Pieris brassicae chromosome 7, ilPieBrab1.1, whole genome shotgun sequence genome includes the window TCGTACAGAAAACTGTTGGCGACATAATTAGATATTTACAAGGGCCTAGTTCTACTAACTTCTATAAAGAATCTATAGTATGCATTGATTACTAACAACCGTATTAATTTCATGTCTATTACCATTGTTcacaaatcaaaacaaataacagtggagtttaatatataaacatattttaatatatttaccgCATTTTATACATCAACGcaagattatttatatatttattataatatgacgcatataaatattatatatgtattccgACCATATATTCCACAAgtagttataaattttacatctACAAATAGGGAAGGTGAAAGTTGGTAAATagagaattttaaaaagataacTAAAGAATCACGCGCATTAAATATCGGACCATGACaccatttattttgtaacgaGTCCATCGAAATCTATTATTAGCGTTTTTACCGATATCCTTGTGATCATGATAATGCATTTCTGTATATTAGACAATGCTTTTATTTGATGTACAACTTACAATGTCCTTTTCTATGTAATATTAGTTgatgctttatttatttagcattagattatatatttagcaccaaaatgctttatttatctatttcttaacaattattcttattttttttactatattcttttacaattatttatttttttatttattaacacttcgttacattacaatataaaaaaattgaacattattaaatcaaaaggagggcaactggcggccttatcgctttcgagcgatctcttccaggcaaacactattattattaatacatttttaactaGCTGTTGCGGTCTCTGACAAAATGACTAGCGCTGTGGAACAGTCTAcacctcagcataatgctgatcCAGGGCCAGTAACAACCACAACCCACACACAATACACACTTAAAACGAACATTgttctttaaaagaaaaaaatatattattaagttagcTTATTTAGTTTCCATCTTTTTCTACCTTCAAAGAGGTTTTGttcgaaaaaataaaaaatatccattTGTTCGTGTCTCATTAACTACAAGTAAGcttaattaagaattatacCGTGCTAAGTACTTCTATGTAAACAAACTATGTATTTGATCATGAAGATTGTGTTTTACGTTTGTTTACAAATACGAATCGAATTTTGTCAACTAGACTGGCTTCTAAATTGAAATACCCACGTGATTTCTGCATCATGGATTCGCAAAACATCGTTTTAAACAGCGGACACTACGACTATGTCAACCGTCAAACTACCTACTgcaattaagttaaatttggGTAGTCTGTATTTTTAAGGAACTAAATCTCCGTCGATATCCCTAAGATCATTCCTTGTATACATAATTCggtaacttaaaataacttacaaaTCTCCGAAAACATTGTCCAAGTTTTCTTAGATCATTTTCGCAGTCTCTCAACGCGGGCAGGAATTCCTCAGCATGAAACCGACATATCCGTTCAATGTTCGCAAAAATGTCTGTTTTCATACCCATAAGCGTGATTGGTATATCTTCCCGGGACATTTCGGGAATGTAATCCTCCACCACATGCCTGAGTCGTTCCACGTACACGTTTTCTGTGTGTATCAACTCATTGACGCGTTCCGTCATTCGTCTGTAAAATTAGAGAGGGTATTGGAAAAAGATTTCTTCACCCAGAAAACCCAAAATATTGATCCTGTCCAATATCCATTTCAATTACAACGGATATGGTATGCACGTTAAGTGTTATTCTAGGTTTGAAACCACAACAATAACTGTTTATGattcgtattttaaaaacaagcaGAAAATCTGCTCTATGGCCTAGTAGTTTCCCATTGGGATACCGGTCTTCAAAAACTATAACGTTAGACTTTCATATAAATACAACTCGATTAATTTCAATGAAACGTTACTTAAACTTATTAAGCAAGATTAAAACTGTGGGAATTCTCacgtaatttttattctattattaaacaacaaaCAGGATCATGCCTGCTTTTTGTTTACTTTGTTTAGTACAATACAAATTAGATTTTTCacgtaaagttttatataaatttctgGTTTTGTAAGTTTGAAGGTCaggatattaaaattgtaattgaagCGCAGGtacattaacattttatcGACAATTTTAGATAACCTTGGCTTAGATAGCCCGCGCGTATTATTTagaacaattaatttaaaataattgacacTGACATAAGATCgctatacatatatttgtttttatctttataaaaaaggttttttaccttaataattatgaaactaataaaataattaagtgaGAAATACATTTACGAATATATGCAATGTAGACTAGCAGGCTGTGAGTTTATTTGTATGAAGTAATATCTAGAACTAATGGACtgattttgaaaataactCTAGTAAAAGGTTCGTTATTCGTAGCATTATCCATACACAATAGAGACAGtgaatatgattaaaatttatgcATTCCAACTTACAGTTGTCAATTATCAACAGATATTTTCTAAATCAATTACAATTGTCGtaaattagataatttattaaattagatttcaaagttatataaaatattattttagattataaagtatttaatacaaCATTATCTATCAGTAATTACTGTGAAACAATACGTCATAATTGAAGACACCATGATCTtgaataaacaatttcaaaaaatatggAGCATACTTtcataaagttatatttagaaaattcaTGGCTTTGAAGAGCCAAATGATTTTCAATTACGTGTGAAGAGAGAACAGTGAGAACGGCTTAAGTAAATAGACATTACATCATTTGTAAACGTGTGCgatagtgacgaaaaatacatttaaaataacattttaggTTAGTTGTATCCGCTAATAGCTAAtagcttaattattaaagtcacTAAAAACCTATAAAACGCGGTAAGACTCatgataaacatttttttctagattgttgttaatgtattatatttcatagttTAGAAGTTCTTTAATTTGTGGATATGTAGGTAGCAACTCCTTAATAAATACCAACGTTACACcctttaaaattcaaatagataaaataagcCAAAAGagagatattaaataaaacaataggtAAAATCTGCTATGATAACTACCTGCCTGACTCGTATGAATAAACATCAAGGTGAAACCACATATGTACGTACTACGAATGTTGTTTATTTGTGTGCATTTATAATTCTGCTCTTGTATTGTGTTCATCAACAATTACTAATACCATTCAATCTGTTGATACTATCTTTTGTATTGGAATGCATTATAGTGAGTATCATATATCAAGCGTAACCAATAGTATCAGAACATGACACTTAGATACAAGAAATAGAACAAAGACACGCTAATCATATCAGCATTTCATTGGTAAAACGATAAATTATCAGATACGCACATACCTATTCACAATCATATACGCGAAATACTCAATATGAAAGACTAGAAAATTGCATATAGATAAATGTTCAGTGCTTTACCTTcgatatttttccttttttgaTTCTACTGGTAATAATACCGGTTCCGCGGACTTTGATACACACCACTCGTTAACTGCACTCACTGTGAGAAACTCAGTGTCGGGAGCATGGCACACCTCTGAGCCAAACTCGTCTGAGGAAACCGTAATGCTATCATACTTTTGGTAAGGTACCATGTCAAACGATGATATCGATTTAATGCTAACATTGTCAAAATTACTGGGATCTGCAGATGTTACTGATAAATTATCTGCCTCATCACTTTCATAATCGTTCATTAATGTATCCGTTGATTGGTCAGTTGATATGGCATCTGCCTTGCATTCATCATTACTTACTACATACTCCTCCCCTTCCTTTAATTTATCACTATCATTGGAATCACTACTACAACTACTACTACTCCCACTAGACGACGTATCTATTACATTAGGTTTTACTTCGTCTTCATTATCCGACGATTCCGAAAGTTTAAGTCTTAATAGTTTCTCTAAATCACTTTGCCTAACACCATACGACCACAATGTTTCTCCACCATGCCCTTGGCTAGCGATTGACGATTTTCTCCTTATGACAGGTGGTTGACGAGATCTTCGCTGAGCTACGGGTGATGTAGAAGGAGTAGCAAAGGAGTATCGTCTTTCTTTAACTGACTTTTCTTCAGGTAAGGGTGATTTACTTTCAATTGAAGAACTGTCATTAAATGCAGGTGGTGGCGGTGGAGCTGGCCTATGAGGTTTTAATGATGAGGACTTCCTATCCGAAACGAACCCAGACGAGCTGGACTCATAACTTCCTTCGGAGACATTGGATAGAATCGAATTTACAGAAACATTTGAATGTCTATCTTGTGGCGTTTTCACTGGACACAAATGCTGGAAATGAGAGGGAATAGGACTTACAACTCTAGTTAAACTACCTAAGAACGGATTATTTAGCCTCTCCAAAGATTCACACGAACCATCTAGATGTACACCGGTTCTTTCAAACCGAAGAACCATTTGTTTCACTGTGTTTCTGTGTTTTCTATATACTACTTCGTCATTTTCCGAAACATTACCAGACGAGGGAAGGTCGTTTAAGACCGGGCCGTTAAGGTTTTCTTGTGACATGGTGACGTGCATGAGTTTAGGTATTGCACCCACACCGAAAGAATAGAGAAAGCGCGTTCATAACAAACACAATTAATGCAAACGTATAGTGCGCAGCGAGCACTCGCGTCGACAGCGCAGCACAACTGGCTGTAACGGCGCCCGCGCCCCGTCACCGCGATAATAAGATGCATACGTCACTCGTCCATCAAATCTATCTTTGATGCTGAATTATATCATGATTGTATCTGAATACCGACTGATAAGAATTTTTGGAACGTGTCTATGTGGGGTGCGTGTTTAGTAATTGTTAGATCTTATTCTCAAACtctttatacattttcaaCCGACTTTAGAACGAAACATAACTAACGTaagttatgttttaaataggtgtgtgtattattattataaacgtatGTATTATTTGGTATTGGGTCGGctttgtaatacatttttatttactaagaaGGTAAGGTACGTTAAGtaggttattaataaaaatcaattttggTATTACTTATTATCTTTAATAGTCGTTAAGCAGAGTCGTTGATTAAATTATCCAATAGTTTATTACAATTGTGTTTTAACAGCAATTCAATAAGAAATGCAACAACtgaattagaaaaattaaaggGCCTTAAAAGATTATTCGCTTCCAATAGTTATCATATTTAAACCTTACTAAACGATTAAGCTTAGCTTACAACCTCTGTAACGATTCAGAGTAGCGAGTGCGGCTGTATCTTTTTGTTAATCAAAATCCAGTTTTCTGAAGGACCCATCAACTCCGAATAGGGAAGTGGTTGTCTTTGGTTTTTCAGGTCTTCGGGACTCGTCTGAATACGCTTTCTCTTCGGCCAGGAACCAATCACGATTACCCTCAAGTATGCCTGTCCAGTAATCTGtttgttaaattgtaaaatttaattatattaaaaaatgccaTAAATAAAACCTAGAAGGATTATAAgtgtaaaatacttaaattttagtgtatttttaactatCAAAACCCTTTAAAAACTAACTCATAGTAACAGATATACCTGTCCTATATGTCGCAGGGATGTATGCTATGGATTTTACATTGAAATCGCAAGAGAATTCGATATTATTTACGCTTCGTTATACAAATACCATATAAAATGTCGTGATggactaataattaataagccATTTCTTTTGGCCCAGGGCAATTACGCATGACATCCACAGAAATTATTTACTCTttgcataaaaaaacaaaatattaatcacCAGAAAGATCTTGTACTGTTCCATTGTTCCCACCGTATTCTTCTGGTAATAACTCTTGTGGAAATCTTTCATGAAAACTATCCAAATTCTGGccatatacaaaaatctgaaagttttaaatattattgatgatttatataaatattttattatgtagcATATTTGATATAATGGTAATAGGTGAACATCGAAGCGCGAAATCTTTCTAGCACTTTCCTCCTAAATCCTTCCTAAATTTCTCATGTAGACCTTGTTTCTGTATGTCAATTTCTATATTCAATTAAGATTACATGTATAGaatgttcaaatataaaaaatattttcagt containing:
- the LOC123711707 gene encoding triple functional domain protein-like isoform X2; the protein is MHVTMSQENLNGPVLNDLPSSGNVSENDEVVYRKHRNTVKQMVLRFERTGVHLDGSCESLERLNNPFLGSLTRVVSPIPSHFQHLCPVKTPQDRHSNVSVNSILSNVSEGSYESSSSGFVSDRKSSSLKPHRPAPPPPPAFNDSSSIESKSPLPEEKSVKERRYSFATPSTSPVAQRRSRQPPVIRRKSSIASQGHGGETLWSYGVRQSDLEKLLRLKLSESSDNEDEVKPNVIDTSSSGSSSSCSSDSNDSDKLKEGEEYVVSNDECKADAISTDQSTDTLMNDYESDEADNLSVTSADPSNFDNVSIKSISSFDMVPYQKYDSITVSSDEFGSEVCHAPDTEFLTVSAVNEWCVSKSAEPVLLPVESKKEKYRRRMTERVNELIHTENVYVERLRHVVEDYIPEMSREDIPITLMGMKTDIFANIERICRFHAEEFLPALRDCENDLRKLGQCFRRFEQKFNMYVMYSRNNKRATKLVYEHKHFFQRRQLELGDRLDLSSYLLEPVQRIPRYKLFLDDLVKTYINYENERCESDSRISKLSVDSDETGGSNGESESDETPLESLKLAKTMIECVLTAVDGIMALENIRDCPPHLNLLNQGRLLRQSEFYAMDNARRRRQLMRIFLFDKLVLITTVYRKQLTVEFFIYKDHIPVDDLGITAKEHDQYKFSIWYKQRNLKSYKLETRDPVIRNGWVEEITSLLWEQAMQKKELLLQQRKKRISMVSMDSQNSTETDGKDDKCFIDFVFVKMHQ
- the LOC123711707 gene encoding triple functional domain protein-like isoform X1 codes for the protein MHVTMSQENLNGPVLNDLPSSGNVSENDEVVYRKHRNTVKQMVLRFERTGVHLDGSCESLERLNNPFLGSLTRVVSPIPSHFQHLCPVKTPQDRHSNVSVNSILSNVSEGSYESSSSGFVSDRKSSSLKPHRPAPPPPPAFNDSSSIESKSPLPEEKSVKERRYSFATPSTSPVAQRRSRQPPVIRRKSSIASQGHGGETLWSYGVRQSDLEKLLRLKLSESSDNEDEVKPNVIDTSSSGSSSSCSSDSNDSDKLKEGEEYVVSNDECKADAISTDQSTDTLMNDYESDEADNLSVTSADPSNFDNVSIKSISSFDMVPYQKYDSITVSSDEFGSEVCHAPDTEFLTVSAVNEWCVSKSAEPVLLPVESKKEKYRRRMTERVNELIHTENVYVERLRHVVEDYIPEMSREDIPITLMGMKTDIFANIERICRFHAEEFLPALRDCENDLRKLGQCFRRFEQKFNMYVMYSRNNKRATKLVYEHKHFFQRRQLELGDRLDLSSYLLEPVQRIPRYKLFLDDLVKTYINYENERCESDSRISKLSVDSDETGGSNGESESDETPLESLKLAKTMIECVLTAVDGIMALENIRDCPPHLNLLNQGRLLRQSEFYAMDNARRRRQLMRIFLFDKLVLITTVYRKQLTVEFFIYKDHIPVDDLGITAKEHDQYKFSIWYKQRNLKSYKLETRDPVIRNGWVEEITSLLWEQAMQKKELLLQQRKKRISMVSMDSQNSTETDGKDDKYNSLRGVPGEVRCSGDKKVRRTTWYCE
- the LOC123711707 gene encoding triple functional domain protein-like isoform X4; translated protein: MHLCPVKTPQDRHSNVSVNSILSNVSEGSYESSSSGFVSDRKSSSLKPHRPAPPPPPAFNDSSSIESKSPLPEEKSVKERRYSFATPSTSPVAQRRSRQPPVIRRKSSIASQGHGGETLWSYGVRQSDLEKLLRLKLSESSDNEDEVKPNVIDTSSSGSSSSCSSDSNDSDKLKEGEEYVVSNDECKADAISTDQSTDTLMNDYESDEADNLSVTSADPSNFDNVSIKSISSFDMVPYQKYDSITVSSDEFGSEVCHAPDTEFLTVSAVNEWCVSKSAEPVLLPVESKKEKYRRRMTERVNELIHTENVYVERLRHVVEDYIPEMSREDIPITLMGMKTDIFANIERICRFHAEEFLPALRDCENDLRKLGQCFRRFEQKFNMYVMYSRNNKRATKLVYEHKHFFQRRQLELGDRLDLSSYLLEPVQRIPRYKLFLDDLVKTYINYENERCESDSRISKLSVDSDETGGSNGESESDETPLESLKLAKTMIECVLTAVDGIMALENIRDCPPHLNLLNQGRLLRQSEFYAMDNARRRRQLMRIFLFDKLVLITTVYRKQLTVEFFIYKDHIPVDDLGITAKEHDQYKFSIWYKQRNLKSYKLETRDPVIRNGWVEEITSLLWEQAMQKKELLLQQRKKRISMVSMDSQNSTETDGKDDKYNSLRGVPGEVRCSGDKKVRRTTWYCE
- the LOC123711707 gene encoding triple functional domain protein-like isoform X3; this encodes MHVTMSQENLNGPVLNDLPSSGNVSENDEVVYRKHRNTVKQMVLRFERTGVHLDGSCESLERLNNPFLGSLTRVVSPIPSHFQHLCPVKTPQDRHSNVSVNSILSNVSEGSYESSSSGFVSDRKSSSLKPHRPAPPPPPAFNDSSSIESKSPLPEEKSVKERRYSFATPSTSPVAQRRSRQPPVIRRKSSIASQGHGGETLWSYGVRQSDLEKLLRLKLSESSDNEDEVKPNVIDTSSSGSSSSCSSDSNDSDKLKEGEEYVVSNDECKADAISTDQSTDTLMNDYESDEADNLSVTSADPSNFDNVSIKSISSFDMVPYQKYDSITVSSDEFGSEVCHAPDTEFLTVSAVNEWCVSKSAEPVLLPVESKKEKYRRRMTERVNELIHTENVYVERLRHVVEDYIPEMSREDIPITLMGMKTDIFANIERICRFHAEEFLPALRDCENDLRKLGQCFRRFEQKFNMYVMYSRNNKRATKLVYEHKHFFQRRQLELGDRLDLSSYLLEPVQRIPRYKLFLDDLVKTYINYENERCESDSRISKLSVDSDETGGSNGESESDETPLESLKLAKTMIECVLTAVDGIMALENIRDCPPHLNLLNQGRLLRQSEFYAMDNARRRRQLMRIFLFDKLVLITTVYRKQLTVEFFIYKDHIPVDDLGITAKEHDQYKFSIWYKQRNLKSYKLETRDPVIRNGWVEEITSLLWEQAMQKKELLLQQRKKRISMVSMDSQNSTETDGKDDKSRMRA